One genomic segment of Brevibacillus laterosporus LMG 15441 includes these proteins:
- a CDS encoding YdcF family protein encodes MLLFLKKGMLRVGVPIFVLAILWFSFIFYRMAQVERSAVPLPADVAIVLGAAVHGDQPSPALAERLEKAFELYQQKYIKSIIVSGGLGKGKEHSEADVMSTYLIKKGVPASSIYLENKAVNTLENLSFSQKIMQENGYHTALIVSHNYHLMRAMEMANVLAMDAYPVGTDSASIYIPYYRVKEGFAYTKWIYHKLLVLPAQEKAKGNK; translated from the coding sequence TTGTTACTGTTCCTAAAAAAAGGGATGCTACGCGTGGGAGTCCCTATTTTTGTATTGGCCATCCTATGGTTTAGCTTCATCTTTTATAGAATGGCTCAGGTAGAACGTTCGGCTGTGCCACTGCCTGCCGATGTTGCGATTGTGCTTGGCGCCGCTGTCCATGGTGATCAGCCCAGTCCCGCCTTGGCAGAACGTTTAGAAAAAGCATTCGAGCTTTATCAGCAAAAATACATAAAATCCATTATTGTTTCTGGCGGACTTGGAAAAGGGAAAGAGCATAGCGAAGCTGATGTTATGAGTACTTATCTTATAAAGAAAGGGGTCCCTGCCTCCAGCATCTACCTAGAAAACAAGGCTGTAAATACGCTAGAAAACCTCAGCTTCAGCCAGAAAATCATGCAGGAAAATGGCTATCACACAGCATTGATCGTAAGCCATAATTATCATTTAATGCGTGCCATGGAAATGGCCAATGTATTAGCAATGGATGCATACCCGGTTGGAACCGACTCAGCAAGCATCTATATCCCTTACTATCGTGTGAAGGAAGGCTTTGCGTATACCAAATGGATCTATCATAAGCTTTTGGTACTGCCTGCCCAAGAAAAGGCGAAGGGAAATAAATAG
- a CDS encoding copper amine oxidase N-terminal domain-containing protein codes for MFKKKAILVLSSALLIGALPATTDAAVMKKTVQATYNNVKVKHNGYEVSTPTEPFIVNGTTYIPIRMMADVFNKNVDWDQATYTVSVTDREDPTFSSLKSQLATKDAKIADLERELRDAQDELDKSKKSSKSDDLDDLEYDIQKKYADWEDIDWDITLYGDEDDIEITIEFDRDADGDLYDDLDEDDLKDFVTKICKMVWKDSTFEDADITGTITDTDEDEDLYDFKGKASTGKITLTEN; via the coding sequence ATGTTTAAAAAGAAGGCAATTCTCGTATTATCCTCTGCTCTATTAATTGGAGCACTACCTGCGACAACTGATGCAGCTGTTATGAAAAAAACGGTACAAGCTACGTATAATAATGTAAAGGTAAAACATAACGGCTATGAGGTTTCAACTCCAACCGAACCATTTATTGTGAATGGCACAACTTACATTCCAATTCGTATGATGGCAGATGTGTTCAACAAAAACGTTGATTGGGATCAAGCAACCTACACAGTATCTGTAACAGACCGTGAAGACCCAACCTTCTCTTCATTGAAATCTCAATTGGCTACCAAAGACGCTAAAATTGCTGATTTGGAAAGAGAATTACGGGATGCTCAAGATGAATTGGATAAAAGCAAAAAGAGTAGCAAAAGCGACGATTTAGACGATCTTGAATATGATATCCAGAAAAAATACGCTGACTGGGAAGATATTGACTGGGATATTACCCTATACGGTGATGAAGATGATATCGAAATCACGATTGAGTTCGATAGGGACGCGGACGGAGACCTGTACGATGATCTAGATGAGGATGATCTAAAGGATTTTGTAACAAAGATTTGTAAAATGGTATGGAAAGATTCTACCTTTGAAGATGCAGACATTACAGGTACCATTACTGATACCGATGAAGATGAAGATTTGTATGATTTCAAAGGAAAAGCATCCACTGGTAAGATTACGCTTACGGAAAACTAA
- a CDS encoding TM2 domain-containing protein, with product MDNLTARRSLTTNQQLMVNAEFEKRKKSKLITYLLWIFLGIFGGHRFYSGDNGIAIGMLVVCVISWFLMFIPITVWAIIDVFLIGKRIDKLNEQLETTIIQKVKMIHIVTTT from the coding sequence ATGGATAATTTGACTGCAAGGCGAAGCTTAACTACCAATCAACAACTTATGGTAAACGCAGAATTTGAAAAACGAAAAAAATCAAAACTGATTACCTATCTTCTGTGGATTTTTTTAGGCATCTTCGGAGGTCATCGATTTTATAGCGGTGACAATGGAATTGCTATTGGTATGCTCGTTGTTTGTGTCATCAGTTGGTTTCTTATGTTTATTCCAATTACTGTTTGGGCCATTATTGATGTTTTTCTCATCGGAAAACGCATTGATAAGCTTAATGAACAGTTGGAAACAACGATTATTCAAAAGGTAAAAATGATTCACATTGTAACAACTACATAA
- a CDS encoding methyl-accepting chemotaxis protein: protein MFTIWNKKKPSPAHESSEVDKQQTKTRFSSGTSPAIASTNMNSVSCTHSLIEADTHNHLLTSIGLYEQNMKLSQSGKLLDDLQETTKRAIHVSKSSEELACSVVDVAESTSKMAQFTEETTNKAYQSGKSISESLAIFREVENSVCSMNNTFDSLQQGIISTHKIVDTIQSISNQTHLLALNASIEAARSGEHGRGFAVVAQEVRKLAEETKRALADISTHMEEVMKTSLTMREQVQATQQQVAVGAHQATEAEVSLRHMIEEMRSIETQTSNIASITEEQAAATREIDEHIHNIVEQISESSESLRNMGIEVNALSQKINQNRLYNIEEYGKQHDWHDHPDLLKQVVIQDHLWWVWKVYNAIYGFEVLNPHEVIDHTACRLGRWYKLEQDRVPKALKPGFEKAHHNVHRLAKEIAVALQNGDKHRAKAYQVELERASSEVVQFIEKMM from the coding sequence TTGTTTACAATTTGGAATAAAAAAAAACCATCACCAGCACATGAATCATCAGAAGTAGATAAGCAGCAGACGAAAACCCGCTTTTCTTCAGGCACTTCACCAGCTATAGCATCTACCAATATGAATTCTGTTTCCTGTACACATTCATTGATAGAAGCTGATACACATAATCACTTGCTTACAAGCATTGGTCTCTACGAACAAAATATGAAGCTAAGTCAAAGCGGCAAGCTTTTAGACGATCTACAAGAGACAACGAAGCGGGCCATTCACGTGAGTAAATCCTCCGAGGAATTAGCTTGTTCGGTAGTCGACGTAGCCGAAAGTACAAGCAAAATGGCGCAGTTTACCGAAGAGACAACAAACAAGGCATATCAAAGTGGCAAGAGTATCAGTGAATCTCTGGCTATCTTTCGTGAGGTAGAAAATTCCGTTTGTTCTATGAACAATACCTTCGACAGCTTGCAACAGGGTATTATCTCAACACATAAAATTGTCGATACCATTCAGAGTATTTCTAACCAAACCCATTTACTAGCGCTGAATGCTTCGATTGAGGCAGCAAGATCGGGTGAGCACGGGCGAGGCTTTGCTGTCGTTGCGCAGGAAGTGAGAAAGCTGGCTGAGGAGACGAAGCGTGCTCTGGCGGATATTTCTACTCATATGGAAGAGGTCATGAAAACATCTCTGACAATGCGTGAACAGGTGCAAGCAACACAACAGCAGGTGGCAGTAGGGGCTCATCAGGCTACGGAGGCGGAGGTTTCATTGCGGCATATGATTGAGGAGATGCGCAGCATTGAGACACAGACCAGTAATATCGCATCCATTACGGAGGAACAAGCCGCAGCTACTCGCGAAATTGACGAGCATATACATAATATCGTGGAACAGATTTCAGAATCTAGTGAATCCTTGCGAAATATGGGAATAGAAGTGAATGCGCTTTCGCAAAAAATAAATCAGAATAGGCTATACAACATTGAGGAGTATGGGAAGCAACATGATTGGCATGACCATCCTGATTTGTTAAAGCAGGTCGTCATTCAAGATCATCTTTGGTGGGTGTGGAAGGTATACAATGCGATTTATGGATTTGAGGTATTAAATCCTCATGAAGTGATAGATCATACGGCATGTCGATTAGGGCGTTGGTATAAGCTAGAGCAAGATCGTGTTCCAAAAGCATTAAAGCCTGGTTTTGAGAAAGCGCATCACAATGTCCATCGCTTAGCAAAAGAGATTGCTGTCGCACTTCAGAATGGCGATAAACATCGAGCTAAAGCTTATCAAGTAGAGCTAGAGCGGGCTTCTAGTGAAGTTGTACAATTTATTGAGAAAATGATGTAA
- a CDS encoding serine hydrolase, with product MPIHEMLRLKICKVLGLTLLIFSLIATPMIYAAETKVNPTGPTNAKEVEKFADQFFNRPKIKEKLTGAAFVVVKDDQVLFKKGYGYADLEKKRPVDPDSTVFRIASISKIFTSTAAMQLVEQNKLDLNKDIQEYLKDFTLNNKTGKKLTLDHLMSHMTGFEYTDLPSMDTESPNKYYPLDEFVKQNAPSIVSNPGEVFRYDNYAFVLLGYIVQSMTGVPFHQYVENHIFKPLGMNSSSFIMRPDIHANLATPYDGAKKPIPEYGSIPTDAPDGSMLSTAGDMAKFMIAHLNGGKLAGKQILQENTAKTMHQVRHNLHPKIQNGAYGFETFFQNHYNQQAVIGKGGDLPGYHSWMWLLPEKKVGGFVVFNGDGANFREELFKAFMDHYYPKPVEDKVDVQTTKKGLQRFVGVYQDLRSPYWVFRVNVLDDGQLMVKDPLGNHKFRQKDPFLFEDEQGMKAAFKANPNGSVDYFYYNKVDSWAQKRPEPKPYSDVAKDHEFAKYIYDAKQLGYLVETPDNKFHPEKPITRGEFIAQLLRVIGVPPSKKPPMFKDLPGNEYAGEIQSALDYGLVEKPNHQRIEPNRPITREEAAILVWRVANKKQVPPSAKVSLSGKTDSWAMDGVNYVVSKGLYGPEVKPNSRGEIDYKSKQPMLRQEAAALISLFAQRFVSSE from the coding sequence ATGCCTATCCATGAAATGCTTCGGTTAAAAATATGTAAGGTATTAGGTCTGACCCTGCTTATTTTTTCACTGATTGCTACACCGATGATTTATGCAGCGGAGACGAAAGTAAACCCGACTGGGCCCACGAATGCAAAAGAAGTAGAGAAGTTTGCTGATCAATTTTTCAACCGTCCCAAAATCAAAGAAAAGCTCACCGGTGCTGCTTTTGTTGTCGTGAAGGATGACCAAGTATTGTTCAAGAAAGGCTACGGATATGCTGATCTGGAGAAGAAGCGGCCTGTTGATCCAGACTCTACTGTATTTCGTATCGCTTCGATTTCTAAAATCTTCACGTCCACAGCAGCCATGCAGCTCGTCGAACAAAATAAGCTAGACCTAAATAAGGACATTCAGGAGTACCTGAAGGATTTCACTCTCAACAATAAAACAGGCAAAAAGCTCACCTTGGATCACTTAATGTCACATATGACTGGCTTTGAGTATACCGATCTTCCTTCTATGGATACAGAATCACCCAACAAGTATTATCCATTGGATGAATTTGTTAAACAGAATGCTCCAAGCATTGTATCCAATCCTGGAGAGGTGTTTCGGTATGACAATTATGCTTTCGTCTTGCTAGGATACATTGTACAGAGCATGACCGGTGTACCATTTCATCAGTATGTGGAGAATCATATTTTTAAACCTCTAGGCATGAATAGCAGTAGTTTTATCATGAGACCCGATATACATGCTAATCTGGCTACTCCATATGATGGCGCAAAAAAACCAATTCCTGAATATGGTTCGATTCCTACAGATGCACCAGACGGGAGTATGCTATCGACTGCAGGTGACATGGCGAAGTTCATGATCGCTCATCTTAATGGTGGTAAGCTTGCAGGGAAACAGATTTTGCAGGAAAATACGGCAAAAACCATGCATCAGGTTCGCCATAATCTTCACCCAAAAATTCAAAATGGCGCATACGGATTCGAAACATTTTTCCAAAACCATTACAATCAACAAGCTGTAATAGGTAAGGGAGGGGATTTGCCTGGATACCATTCTTGGATGTGGCTTTTACCCGAAAAGAAGGTGGGGGGATTTGTTGTTTTTAATGGAGATGGGGCGAATTTTCGTGAAGAGCTGTTCAAAGCGTTTATGGATCATTACTATCCAAAACCAGTAGAAGATAAGGTAGATGTACAAACCACCAAAAAAGGGCTGCAACGGTTTGTCGGCGTTTATCAGGATTTACGCTCCCCGTATTGGGTGTTTCGAGTCAATGTATTAGACGACGGACAACTGATGGTTAAAGACCCTTTAGGTAATCATAAGTTTCGGCAAAAGGACCCGTTTTTGTTTGAAGATGAGCAAGGAATGAAAGCTGCGTTTAAAGCAAATCCGAATGGCTCAGTTGACTATTTTTATTACAATAAGGTGGATAGCTGGGCGCAAAAGAGACCAGAGCCAAAACCATATAGTGATGTCGCTAAAGACCACGAATTTGCCAAATATATTTACGATGCTAAACAGCTTGGGTATCTAGTTGAAACTCCCGACAATAAGTTTCACCCCGAAAAGCCAATTACTCGGGGAGAATTTATTGCTCAATTACTACGCGTTATAGGAGTTCCGCCTTCTAAAAAACCGCCAATGTTTAAGGATTTACCTGGTAATGAATACGCTGGGGAAATTCAAAGCGCTCTAGATTACGGGCTCGTAGAAAAACCAAATCATCAACGAATTGAGCCAAATAGACCAATTACCAGAGAAGAGGCGGCAATACTCGTTTGGCGGGTGGCCAATAAAAAACAGGTACCTCCTTCTGCAAAAGTGTCTTTGAGCGGCAAAACAGATTCCTGGGCTATGGATGGAGTTAACTATGTAGTCTCAAAGGGCTTGTACGGTCCAGAGGTTAAACCAAATAGTCGAGGAGAAATCGATTATAAATCCAAGCAGCCAATGCTTCGTCAGGAGGCGGCTGCACTGATCAGCTTATTTGCACAACGCTTTGTTTCGAGCGAATAG
- a CDS encoding aminoglycoside adenylyltransferase domain-containing protein, with the protein MTWSKPSKTAYVTTSVLQDLSDQSAPDDVYASSAPTNVGFDKLIRGNKRKGFLSSAAYRNANHSFDSCHSDDRLAASHSSKRVQKLPNEIERPLQSFLNGLQNLLGSQLIGFYLYGSIALDAYVPGESDIDFLCVTDGDLQEVDMWLIEKLFFDQMAIYPILAKLEGNFLAAHRLPLHNRCECAQCFEGAYLVKSPRDWNAITLLLLRNHGIPLLGPATTEIIPEVSASELANNMIGNLLYFEINREHYFNRGLHDQVFAVLTLCRILYTMRTGEVVSKQAAAESVLSQLPALGKVIIKRALRVWEKRPDAVRMAKTGTDLAPKDKLLEFVSIVKKLAVD; encoded by the coding sequence ATGACTTGGTCAAAACCTAGTAAAACTGCATATGTAACCACAAGCGTACTTCAAGATTTATCCGATCAGTCGGCACCAGATGATGTATATGCTTCTTCTGCGCCTACGAATGTCGGTTTTGATAAATTGATACGTGGAAACAAAAGAAAAGGATTTTTATCTTCAGCGGCCTATCGAAACGCTAACCATTCGTTTGATTCTTGCCATTCTGATGATCGGCTTGCTGCGTCTCACTCTTCTAAAAGAGTACAAAAGCTGCCAAACGAAATTGAGCGCCCTCTTCAAAGCTTTCTGAATGGGCTGCAAAATCTCCTTGGATCACAGCTCATCGGCTTTTATCTATATGGTTCTATTGCGTTAGATGCGTATGTTCCTGGCGAGAGTGATATTGATTTCCTCTGTGTTACAGATGGCGATTTACAAGAGGTGGATATGTGGCTGATCGAAAAGCTATTTTTCGATCAGATGGCTATATATCCAATTCTCGCTAAGCTAGAAGGAAATTTCCTCGCGGCACATCGGCTACCATTACATAATCGCTGCGAATGCGCCCAGTGTTTTGAGGGGGCTTATTTAGTCAAATCGCCCCGAGATTGGAACGCCATTACATTACTATTATTACGTAATCATGGAATTCCTTTGCTAGGACCAGCTACAACTGAAATAATACCAGAGGTTTCTGCCTCAGAGTTAGCGAATAACATGATTGGGAACCTACTGTATTTTGAAATAAATAGGGAGCATTATTTTAATCGAGGTCTACATGACCAGGTTTTTGCGGTACTAACGCTGTGCCGGATTCTATATACGATGCGCACCGGTGAAGTTGTGAGTAAGCAAGCCGCTGCTGAATCGGTATTGTCTCAGTTGCCAGCTCTCGGAAAGGTCATCATCAAGAGAGCGCTACGTGTATGGGAAAAACGACCAGATGCAGTTAGGATGGCAAAAACCGGTACAGATCTCGCTCCAAAGGATAAGCTTCTAGAGTTTGTTTCGATTGTAAAGAAGCTTGCAGTGGATTAA
- a CDS encoding thioesterase II family protein → MSTKMKLFCIPYAGGSASVYTSWKKAFLPNIELIPIELAGKGSRFNQPLYENIEQAVSDILSFLQSKLDSSPYALFGHSMGALLVFEVLHALKEQNAPMPITTFFSGKNPPHIAPTTNRHKLEGKAFWEEVRSMGGTPAELMTSTELMDIFTPILKRDFKLVETYAPNLNRELITTPVTVLYGTKDDTVSVDKMTEWSRHTSEDISFATFDGGHFFIQEHEQAVISLVNQTLLSTMLKV, encoded by the coding sequence GTGTCAACCAAAATGAAATTATTTTGTATCCCTTATGCCGGGGGATCTGCTAGCGTATACACCAGTTGGAAAAAAGCTTTTCTCCCAAATATAGAGCTAATCCCTATTGAGCTTGCCGGGAAAGGAAGTCGGTTTAACCAGCCTCTGTACGAAAATATAGAGCAAGCGGTGTCCGATATTTTGTCGTTCTTACAGAGTAAATTAGATTCCAGCCCGTATGCATTGTTTGGTCATAGCATGGGGGCCTTGCTCGTTTTTGAAGTGCTTCATGCTTTAAAAGAGCAAAATGCTCCTATGCCAATCACCACTTTTTTCTCTGGAAAGAATCCTCCCCATATCGCACCCACAACGAATCGCCACAAGCTTGAAGGCAAAGCGTTTTGGGAGGAAGTTAGATCAATGGGCGGAACTCCAGCCGAACTGATGACAAGCACAGAGTTAATGGACATCTTCACGCCTATTCTTAAAAGAGATTTTAAATTAGTAGAAACGTATGCACCTAATCTGAATAGAGAGCTTATTACCACACCGGTTACGGTTCTCTATGGGACAAAGGATGACACCGTATCTGTAGATAAAATGACAGAATGGAGTAGACATACAAGTGAAGATATCAGCTTTGCCACCTTTGACGGCGGGCATTTCTTCATTCAGGAGCACGAGCAGGCTGTGATCAGCCTAGTTAATCAAACCTTGCTGTCAACTATGCTCAAGGTATAA
- a CDS encoding GNAT family N-acetyltransferase codes for MKTEVIIVTDRLVVREMTLEDAEVLYRYWSDDEVTKHMNISSFTQVDQAKEMIQLLLDLGKEGKAYRYSIVVKETNQVIGTCGFNYIDREDNRAEIGFDLGRPFWKKGYAREGLEALVRYGFDVHKLNRIEAKVEPENVNSKMVLNKLSFVHEGLLREHQKSKGKYVDLHMFSLLKKEYLEKE; via the coding sequence ATGAAAACAGAAGTAATCATTGTAACAGACAGATTAGTAGTAAGAGAAATGACGCTTGAAGATGCAGAGGTTCTATATCGCTATTGGTCAGATGACGAAGTAACAAAGCATATGAACATCTCTTCCTTTACACAGGTTGATCAAGCTAAAGAAATGATACAACTCCTCCTTGATTTAGGGAAGGAAGGGAAAGCATATCGTTATTCCATTGTAGTAAAGGAAACAAACCAAGTCATTGGAACTTGCGGGTTTAATTATATAGATCGTGAAGATAATCGAGCTGAGATTGGATTTGATTTGGGGAGACCATTTTGGAAGAAGGGCTATGCTAGAGAAGGCCTAGAGGCGCTGGTTCGCTATGGATTTGATGTCCATAAGCTTAATCGAATTGAGGCAAAGGTTGAACCAGAGAATGTCAATTCAAAGATGGTTCTAAATAAGCTCTCCTTTGTTCACGAAGGACTGCTACGAGAACACCAAAAATCAAAAGGAAAGTATGTTGATTTACACATGTTTTCGTTACTGAAAAAAGAGTATCTTGAAAAGGAATAA
- a CDS encoding DJ-1/PfpI family protein encodes MKVAIMLYNGITALDAIGPYEVFAGVKGNEVKFVAKDKGLIKLDSKMGYLHADFSFSEVTSADILVVPGCCPPNYKSLMNDEDTLNWIRKIHKTTKWTTSVCTGSLILSAAGLLKGLKATSHWSSLDLLQSLGAIPTDERVVRQGKIVTAAGVSSGIDMALQLVAWESGEEMSKSIQLLMEYDPMPPFDTGSLKKAPASMVEQLRAMLQKLENKEPEL; translated from the coding sequence ATGAAAGTCGCAATTATGCTTTACAATGGGATTACTGCGCTAGATGCAATAGGGCCGTATGAAGTATTTGCTGGTGTAAAGGGCAACGAAGTGAAGTTTGTCGCCAAAGATAAGGGTTTAATCAAGCTTGATTCTAAAATGGGGTATTTGCATGCCGATTTTAGTTTTTCTGAGGTTACATCGGCTGATATTCTTGTCGTCCCTGGTTGTTGCCCTCCTAACTATAAGTCTTTGATGAATGACGAAGACACATTGAACTGGATTCGGAAAATACATAAGACGACGAAGTGGACCACATCGGTGTGTACCGGTTCTCTGATTTTGAGTGCGGCAGGCTTGCTAAAGGGATTGAAGGCAACCAGTCATTGGAGTTCCTTAGATTTACTTCAGTCCCTTGGTGCTATCCCAACTGATGAGAGAGTGGTTCGTCAGGGCAAAATCGTTACAGCGGCCGGTGTTTCCTCCGGTATCGACATGGCCCTCCAGCTAGTAGCATGGGAATCGGGAGAAGAGATGAGCAAATCAATCCAACTGCTTATGGAATACGATCCTATGCCTCCGTTTGATACTGGATCACTAAAGAAAGCCCCAGCTTCCATGGTAGAACAATTACGAGCGATGCTTCAAAAGCTTGAAAACAAAGAGCCTGAATTATAA
- a CDS encoding methyltransferase: MFLKEKDTAEMPAHVALLEKLFMPFMFQAIYVAADLHLADHLKDGAKSIGELAQVTQTDESALYRLLRSLTSMDIFKESEKGIFELTPMAEWLRSDVEGSLHSMALMLGGQPMWNLLPELLTSIKTGESSFEKTFKQSFYEYLNQSENKKAGDIFNLAMSHNTQRQIKQILTNYDFSSYHQIIDVAGNHGQLLTAILKEASDSKGIIFDQPYARELALANLNKAQVSDRCEFVVGDFFKEITKGGDLYILKHILHNWNDEKVLEILTQCREAMGDSSKLLVIDSVIEEGDSKDLAKFLDLQMLLLLGGKERTQEEYSQLCEASGLFIHRAIKLPMSMSLLEIYPK, encoded by the coding sequence ATGTTTTTAAAGGAAAAGGATACAGCCGAAATGCCGGCACATGTAGCTCTTCTTGAGAAACTATTTATGCCCTTCATGTTTCAAGCGATCTATGTAGCCGCAGATTTACACCTTGCTGATCATCTCAAGGATGGGGCAAAAAGTATCGGTGAACTAGCTCAAGTAACACAGACAGATGAATCAGCTCTTTATCGTCTACTACGCTCCTTAACTAGCATGGATATTTTCAAAGAAAGCGAAAAGGGAATCTTTGAGCTGACGCCAATGGCTGAATGGTTAAGAAGTGATGTGGAGGGTTCACTACATTCCATGGCATTGATGTTAGGTGGACAACCAATGTGGAACCTATTACCGGAATTACTGACGAGTATAAAAACAGGCGAATCATCCTTCGAGAAAACCTTCAAGCAATCCTTTTATGAATATTTAAATCAATCAGAGAATAAAAAAGCTGGAGATATCTTTAATCTAGCGATGTCTCATAATACACAACGACAGATTAAACAAATCCTAACCAATTACGATTTTTCCTCTTATCATCAAATCATAGATGTGGCAGGTAATCATGGGCAGTTACTTACAGCGATTTTAAAGGAAGCATCGGATAGTAAAGGGATCATATTTGATCAGCCTTATGCCCGTGAACTCGCTTTAGCTAACCTAAATAAGGCACAAGTATCCGATCGATGCGAATTTGTAGTAGGTGATTTTTTCAAAGAGATTACAAAAGGCGGAGATTTATATATTCTCAAGCATATCCTACACAATTGGAATGATGAGAAAGTGCTTGAAATTCTTACGCAATGTAGAGAAGCAATGGGGGATAGCAGTAAACTCTTAGTGATTGATTCCGTCATTGAAGAAGGAGACTCAAAAGATTTGGCGAAATTCCTTGATTTACAAATGCTACTTCTACTGGGAGGAAAGGAACGGACGCAGGAAGAATACTCCCAATTATGCGAGGCAAGCGGATTGTTTATTCACAGGGCGATTAAACTGCCGATGAGCATGTCTTTACTGGAGATTTATCCAAAGTAG
- a CDS encoding helix-turn-helix transcriptional regulator: MENKIKEYRKALGLSQDDLAKACDVSRQTINAIENNKYDPSLVLAFQLSYVLGGTVDTIFMFRKNEKP, translated from the coding sequence ATGGAGAATAAGATAAAGGAATATCGGAAAGCGCTTGGGCTGTCCCAGGATGATTTAGCCAAAGCATGCGATGTTTCAAGGCAGACGATAAATGCAATTGAAAATAACAAATACGATCCCAGTCTGGTTCTTGCTTTCCAGCTTTCTTATGTATTGGGCGGGACTGTTGATACTATTTTTATGTTTAGAAAAAATGAAAAGCCATAA